Below is a genomic region from Rickettsiales bacterium.
CCGGAAGGTTATACGACATTCTGGAAGAATTTCGGTGCGGTACTGAAAGAAGGACTGTGTGAAGCAACATCACCCAAAGAGCAGATACTGACCGCTTGCCGGTTCTACAGCACTCATGGCGATGGGTTGGTCAGCCTCGACGAATATATCGCACGCATGAAATCGGCGCAGGAACATATTTTCTATCTGACCGGCGATAATCTGGAAGCGATGAAGAAAAGCCCGCAGCTTGAAGGCTTCAAGAAGCGCGGTGTGGAAGTGCTGCTGCTGGCCGATCATGTGGATGATTTCTGGGTGAATGTGGTGCCGGACTTCAAAGGCAAGCCGCTGATGTCCGTTACGCGCAGCAACGAAGAGCTGGATAAGATTGAAGGCGAAGCTGCGCCGGAAGAAAAAAGCCAGAATGAAGCGCAGAAGGCAGATATGGCACCGCTGATCGAAGTACTGAAAACAGTGTACGGCGAAGAAGTGAAGAATGTGCGCGTCACGCACAAGCTTGATGAAAGCGCCGTCTGTCTTGCAGTCGATCAGGGAGCGATGGATATTCGTCTGGAGCGTTTCCTGCGTGAGCAGAAACAGCTTTCCACCACCTATTCCAAGATACTGGAGATCAATCCTGAGCATGAGGTGATTCGCCATCTGGCAGAGAAAGTGGCAGCAGGCGCAACGGCAGAAGATGCCAACTTACGGGATATTGCTTTCGTGCTGCTGGATCAGGCTAAGATCGCGCAAGGAGAGGAGATCGCCGATCCGGCTTCCTTCGCGCTGCGCATCAACCGCTTTCTTGCCCGGAGCTTCGCCGCCTGAAACACTTTTGCTGTGTTTATAAATAGGCAATAGGCCCAGCGCTTGACATATGTTTCATTAAATATATAACCGGTTATACATTTATGGGGGTATATGGAACAACTGGTTTATAGAAGCTTCGGCAGCCGAACGAAACGCATCAGCGATTATTGCTTTGAGCAAGTGCGCCTGATCTATCAGGCGTTTTCCATAGAATTCGATCCTACCTGGTATCCCTATTTGATGAATATCCGGGATGCGTCCGGTTGCACAGTGAATGAACTGGCCGCATTGATGGGTATCAGCCAGCCGGGCGTCAGTAAAATGCTCAAGCGGCTGGCGGAGCAGGAATTAATTCGCGAGGCAGGCGGCTCAAAGGATAAGCGCTCCAAATCCATTATCCTGACGCAGGCGGCAGAAGGGCTCTTAAAGCATATCGAACCTGCGGTGGAAGCTATAAACCAGGCTTTTTCGCATATAGAGCGGCCTGCCGGTGGTGCGCTGGCAGCATTAACCGAACTGGAGTCCTGTCTGCGGGAGCGTTCGCTCTTCGATCGCGTGATTGCGTTGACAAAAGGAGAGCACAGGCTGCAGCTTAGGGAATATAATCAGCAGCTTCATGCGTTCTATGAGCGCCATAACCGCGCATGGCTGGAGAAATTCTTCCATGTCGAGCCCCATGATGAAGAAGTCCTGAGCGATCCGCACACGCATGTGCTGAAAAAAGGCGGTACTATATATATAGCCCATCTTGCGGGCTACCCGGTCGGCGGTTTTACCCTGATGCCCTACGGAAATATGCTGGAACTCGCTAAAATGTATGTGGTTGAGCCGTTACAAGGCAGTGGAATAGGCAAGCAACTATTAAGTTCCGCGCTTCAGGAGGCGGAGAAAACCCGGTTCGATACATTGTTTCTGGTCAGTAATCGCAAACTCAGCCCCGCCATCCATCTCTATAAAAAAGCCGGTTTTACCGAGGTTCCACTCGAATCCGGCGACGTTTTATATGAGCGCGCAGATATTAAAATGATGCGCCATATTAAGAAATTTTGATAAGCCCGCACCGGTGGGTTGCAAAAGGAATTACTCACTTGCATTTACCAACCCATTGTTGAATAGCATTTTTAATATTAAAACCTTGCGTTGGGAATTTTGTTATTAAGTTACAAATTTCATAAAAGTTTAATAAACATTAATGAAAATATTTGCTAATGTAGTGCCACTATACTATACTCAACAGTCCAAGTTGAATTACGCGTTGGGTTATGTTCAGACAACTAATGTACAAAAGCGTGATATTTGTAAAGCTAGGCGGACTGGTTGCCAAGTTGTCTGTGATTTTTTCAATAATAAGTACGATTGCTACCTTGCTCAATGATATCGGGGCCGAAATGGGCGGCGCGATTGATATTATCTGCATCGCAATCTATATGGCCGCCATCGGTATCACCAGTTACGGCGGATATGACCGGACGGTCCATGTTCCCCCGTCCAGAACCAAGCAAGTATAATTCTTATTCATGATAGAATAATCGGCTCACCGCAAAGACTTTTGCGGGAGTGGAAATGTATAAAATTCCCCGAAAACGGGTAAAATTTTTCCTTCTGAAACACTACGTTTTCTGCAGTTTGTGCAATAAAGCAACAATCAAGAGCTGATTGCAGTATTTTTGAAAAATCTTGCCCGCATTTTGAGAGCGTGATATAGAAAATTATCCCATAGGGAAGTACCATGTGAATAACTGGCCCAATGGATTGAGCGGGCGTATAAAAATCCCATAAATAGCCCTGTCCCGGATTGATAAGAAAACGGTATTACATACTATATATAGTGTTTGATTTATTTTCTTTCGCTAGATGTTGACATTTTTTGACTGTGACCTATAAAATTATTATTACGGTTTTACCGCGAGAGTTACGAAAACAAAACGCGAGGGAGATGATATGCAGCAGATTCAAGTAGACCATTCCCGCGACAATAAACTTACACATTTCGGGAAGGCGACCCTGAGGGATCGTTATCTGCTTGAAGGCGAAAGCTTTCAGGATATGTTTGTGCGTGTTGCGAGTCATTATGCAGACAATGTGGAGCACGCGCAGCGGCTCTATGACTATATCAGCAAATTATGGTTCATGCCCGCTACTCCGATCCTTTCCAATGGTGGCACCAATCGCGGCCTTCCGATCTCCTGCTTTCTGAACGAAACGCAGGACAGCCTGGAAGGCATTGTCGATCTGTGGAATGAAAATGTATGGCTTGCTGCCCGTGGTGGCGGCATCGGCAGCTATTGGGGCAATCTGCGCTCCATCGGCGAAAAAGTGCGCGGTAACGGCAAAACGTCTGGCGTTGTACCGTTCATGCGTGTGCAGGATTCGCTAACGCTGGCAATTTCGCAAGGTAGCTTGCGTCGCGGCAGCTCGGCTGTTTATATGCCGATCGACCATCCCGAAATCGAAGAATTCATCGACATTCGCCGCCCGACCGGTGGCGATCCGAACCGCAAGGCGCTCAATATCCATCACGGTGTAGCAATTTCTGACGCGTTCATGGAAGCGGTGGAAAAGGACGAAAAGTGGGATCTCTTAAGCCCCAAGACCAAGCAGGTGATTACCAGCGTGCGTGCACGCGATCTGTGGATTAAACTGCTGACGGCGCGTGTGGAAACGGGTGAGCCGTATCTGCTGTTCATTGACAATGTGAACCGCGGCATTCCTGCGCACCATAAGGAACTCGGTCTGCTGGTGAAAACCTCCAACCTGTGCAGTGAAATCACGCTGCCCACCGGAATGGACCATCTGGGCAAGGAACGCACGGCGGTATGCTGCCTGTCGTCCCTGAACCTGGAAACCTATGACGAATGGGCAAACGAGCCGCAATTCATCGAAGATGTTATGCGTTTCCTCGACAACGTGCTCGAAGGTTTCATCCAGACCGCACCGGACAGCATGGCAAGAGCGCGTTATTCCGCTATGCGTGAGCGCAGCATCGGGCTTGGCGTGATGGGCTTCCATTCTTATCTGCAGAGCAAGATGATTCCGTTTGAATCCGTCATTGCGAAAGTGTGGAATAAGAAGATCTTCCAGCATATCAGGGCGGCAGCTGACGCTGCTTCGCAGAAGCTTGCCGAAGAACGCGGCGCATGTCCGGATGCAGCGGATTGCGGCATGATGGAACGCTTCAGCAACAAATTGGCTATCGCACCGACGGCCTCTATTTCTGTCATCGCTGGAAACTCCTCACCCGGTATTGAACCGTATGCGGCAAACAGCTTTACGCAGAAAACCCTGTCCGGCTCGTTCAACGTGCGCAACAAGCATCTGACGGAGCTGCTGGAAAAGTATGGTTACAATGATGAAGACACCTGGAGCTCGATTTCTTCGCATGAAGGTTCCGTTCAGCATCTGGATTTCCTGAGCGAAGACGAAAAGCTCGTCTTC
It encodes:
- a CDS encoding GNAT family N-acetyltransferase, encoding MEQLVYRSFGSRTKRISDYCFEQVRLIYQAFSIEFDPTWYPYLMNIRDASGCTVNELAALMGISQPGVSKMLKRLAEQELIREAGGSKDKRSKSIILTQAAEGLLKHIEPAVEAINQAFSHIERPAGGALAALTELESCLRERSLFDRVIALTKGEHRLQLREYNQQLHAFYERHNRAWLEKFFHVEPHDEEVLSDPHTHVLKKGGTIYIAHLAGYPVGGFTLMPYGNMLELAKMYVVEPLQGSGIGKQLLSSALQEAEKTRFDTLFLVSNRKLSPAIHLYKKAGFTEVPLESGDVLYERADIKMMRHIKKF